A genome region from Ghiorsea bivora includes the following:
- a CDS encoding TerB family tellurite resistance protein, producing MNDHKRLEQRLGELDEIISDPLRFKAKLGIGEDAYTSLSIKNKISDFWDVAGTAATTASMASSPAVASTFFSTSGVLSLFGLGAAVTPVGWVIAAGVAGGGAWYGIRRAIRSATHDRVTVIPKFINTPMDILALGLFDLMGPLALKVAVIDGEVVEAERKHIESYFVKEWGYNPEFIQSATAITEASLSEISIKDISQALATLQKENKDCNYEVMTREILNFLVGVTEADGRLDEREEMAIDRIQAVFLETNKLNITGKVTLVGRALASRFKHPKE from the coding sequence ATGAATGATCACAAAAGATTAGAACAAAGGCTTGGCGAGCTTGATGAAATTATTAGTGACCCATTAAGGTTTAAAGCTAAACTTGGTATTGGTGAAGATGCTTATACTAGCCTGAGCATAAAAAATAAAATTTCAGACTTTTGGGATGTCGCAGGAACTGCAGCAACTACAGCATCGATGGCAAGTTCACCTGCAGTAGCATCAACATTTTTCTCAACAAGTGGGGTGTTATCACTGTTTGGATTAGGAGCCGCTGTTACCCCAGTTGGCTGGGTGATTGCTGCTGGTGTGGCTGGTGGTGGAGCATGGTATGGAATTCGTAGGGCTATACGGAGTGCTACTCATGATAGGGTGACTGTGATTCCGAAGTTTATTAATACGCCTATGGATATTTTAGCCTTGGGTCTTTTTGACTTAATGGGTCCACTTGCTTTAAAAGTAGCTGTCATTGATGGTGAAGTGGTTGAGGCTGAAAGAAAGCATATTGAGTCATACTTTGTTAAGGAATGGGGTTATAACCCAGAGTTTATTCAAAGTGCTACAGCTATCACTGAGGCAAGTCTTTCTGAAATATCAATCAAAGATATATCCCAAGCACTGGCAACCTTACAGAAAGAAAACAAAGACTGTAATTATGAGGTGATGACACGCGAGATTTTAAACTTTTTAGTTGGTGTTACCGAAGCTGACGGACGACTTGATGAGCGGGAAGAAATGGCTATAGATAGGATACAAGCTGTGTTTCTTGAAACGAACAAGTTGAATATTACGGGTAAAGTAACCTTAGTTGGTAGGGCATTGGCTTCAAGGTTTAAGCACCCTAAAGAATAG
- the dnaQ gene encoding DNA polymerase III subunit epsilon: MMRLIMLDTETTGLSPEQGDKIVEIGAVEIVNRDLSQKRTYQQYINPQRPSSSGAFRVHGLTEERLQDEPLFAEIEEAFLSFIRGGVLVIHNAVFDLGFLMNELSDAGKKELESFMVIDSFKLAKSLFTSKNSLDALCDKFDVDRQHRTLHGALLDAELLAEVYLLMTGGTQFSLGLNSFEEPVSNYALPFKSSAMLKERKETSNLTRRPPAKLRQDDISAHQAMMQRIHKESGGQTIWNLPERKKRAQSYVQQAEAFLFVTGGTFDSKHGHNDLPLTKQFRDACPEYGKQDPKKAIHIQDEKMFFEYPNTAWSFYADFIVKAREAEADETLQAWLALAKTKPEGYFAYTSNLDGRLQTAGWDEQCLVEAHGSLHHMQCVSDCDLGVVRNDIAFDIYMNELRTDIPTCPKCGSDMMPNVSKLNQKHFDSSRFDEQSARLNAWIDDLEARQKRLVVIEVGCNDAKVQSFSNKLSEPEFTRLIRNNMHYQHGRVPESGLALNMTLDSCFDLLVGLR; encoded by the coding sequence ATGATGCGGTTGATTATGTTAGATACTGAAACTACAGGTTTAAGCCCTGAGCAAGGTGATAAAATTGTCGAGATTGGTGCGGTTGAGATTGTGAACCGTGACTTGTCGCAGAAAAGGACATATCAGCAATATATTAATCCACAGCGCCCTAGTTCATCAGGTGCCTTTCGGGTACATGGTTTGACAGAAGAGCGTCTGCAAGATGAACCATTGTTTGCCGAAATTGAAGAAGCGTTTCTAAGTTTTATCAGAGGCGGGGTGTTGGTTATTCACAATGCCGTATTTGACCTTGGATTTCTAATGAATGAGTTGTCAGATGCAGGCAAAAAAGAGCTTGAGTCTTTTATGGTGATTGATTCATTTAAACTTGCGAAAAGCTTATTTACGAGCAAAAATAGTTTGGATGCATTGTGTGATAAATTCGACGTGGATAGACAACATCGAACCTTACATGGTGCGTTATTAGATGCGGAGCTGTTGGCAGAAGTTTATCTTTTAATGACAGGTGGAACCCAATTTTCTTTGGGTTTGAACTCGTTCGAGGAGCCTGTCTCAAATTATGCACTGCCATTTAAAAGCTCTGCTATGTTAAAAGAACGCAAGGAAACTTCTAACCTCACTCGAAGACCACCTGCAAAGCTTCGTCAAGATGATATTAGTGCTCACCAAGCGATGATGCAGCGTATCCATAAAGAAAGCGGTGGGCAAACAATATGGAACCTGCCTGAGCGCAAGAAACGAGCGCAATCTTATGTGCAACAAGCCGAAGCATTCCTATTTGTGACAGGTGGTACATTTGATAGTAAGCACGGACATAATGATTTGCCGCTAACCAAGCAGTTTCGAGATGCTTGTCCTGAGTATGGGAAGCAAGACCCGAAAAAGGCCATACATATTCAAGATGAGAAGATGTTTTTTGAATACCCCAACACTGCATGGTCTTTTTATGCGGATTTTATTGTGAAAGCTCGCGAGGCAGAAGCAGATGAAACATTGCAAGCGTGGCTTGCTTTAGCCAAAACCAAACCTGAAGGCTATTTTGCTTATACATCAAACCTTGATGGTCGATTGCAAACAGCGGGCTGGGATGAGCAATGTTTGGTTGAGGCGCATGGCTCCCTTCATCATATGCAGTGTGTTTCTGATTGTGATTTAGGTGTTGTGCGTAATGACATTGCCTTTGATATTTATATGAATGAGTTGCGTACTGATATACCCACGTGTCCCAAATGCGGGTCGGATATGATGCCCAATGTTTCAAAATTAAATCAAAAGCATTTTGATAGTTCGCGATTTGATGAGCAATCAGCACGGTTGAATGCGTGGATTGATGATTTGGAAGCAAGGCAAAAACGCTTGGTGGTGATTGAGGTGGGTTGTAATGATGCAAAAGTTCAGTCGTTTTCCAATAAACTTAGCGAACCTGAATTTACACGCTTGATTCGCAATAATATGCATTATCAACATGGGCGAGTACCTGAAAGTGGCTTGGCTTTGAATATGACGCTAGATAGTTGTTTTGATTTATTAGTTGGACTGCGTTGA
- a CDS encoding GSU2403 family nucleotidyltransferase fold protein, whose amino-acid sequence MDTLELTHRQSLEFTDSLQLFEAWQDAKMRANHYSGSMHWKSIKGKKYLYHMLDGYGKGKSLGAENDKTQAMYDAFQQGKKETTERIKSLQKALDEKAALNRAVGLNRVPLIVARIVRELDKQGLMGERICTVGTHAIYAYEALAGVMVYRELLATADVDFLWDNRKEVKFYSAANVDGFLPILKKADRSFERSSQLYRAANKDGFMVDLIVAEPKDLREQPHEQMGDAYDLKASGIGSLRWLINSPKVEAVVMDSRGYPFRIVVPDPRSFAVHKLWVSKQPNRRADKAKRDQEQAFTVAKLVMERLPQFPFDAKALKMFPKDLVEQSLKAWR is encoded by the coding sequence ATGGATACTTTGGAATTAACGCATCGGCAAAGTTTGGAGTTTACGGATAGTTTGCAGCTTTTTGAGGCTTGGCAGGATGCAAAAATGCGTGCGAATCATTATTCAGGCTCTATGCATTGGAAAAGCATCAAGGGTAAAAAATACCTTTATCACATGCTGGATGGTTATGGTAAAGGCAAGAGCTTGGGGGCGGAAAATGATAAAACCCAAGCGATGTATGATGCTTTTCAACAAGGTAAAAAAGAAACAACCGAGCGCATCAAATCTCTACAGAAAGCTTTGGATGAAAAAGCAGCGTTGAATCGTGCGGTTGGTTTGAACCGTGTGCCACTCATCGTTGCTCGTATTGTCAGAGAGCTAGATAAACAAGGTTTGATGGGTGAGCGCATTTGTACGGTTGGTACACATGCGATTTATGCTTATGAAGCCTTGGCGGGTGTGATGGTCTATCGTGAGTTGTTGGCAACTGCTGACGTGGACTTCTTGTGGGATAATCGTAAAGAGGTGAAGTTTTATTCGGCTGCCAATGTGGATGGGTTCTTACCTATACTCAAAAAGGCAGACCGTAGCTTTGAGCGCAGCTCGCAACTTTATCGTGCTGCCAATAAAGATGGTTTTATGGTGGATTTGATTGTTGCGGAGCCTAAAGACTTGCGTGAGCAACCCCATGAACAAATGGGCGATGCTTATGATTTGAAAGCATCAGGGATTGGTAGCCTACGTTGGCTCATCAATTCGCCCAAGGTGGAGGCTGTTGTGATGGATAGTAGAGGTTACCCTTTCCGTATTGTTGTGCCAGACCCGCGCTCATTTGCAGTTCACAAGCTGTGGGTAAGCAAGCAGCCAAACCGAAGAGCTGATAAAGCCAAGCGAGATCAAGAACAGGCATTCACCGTAGCCAAACTGGTGATGGAGCGGTTGCCACAGTTTCCATTTGATGCAAAGGCATTAAAAATGTTTCCGAAAGATTTGGTTGAACAAAGCTTGAAAGCATGGCGATGA
- a CDS encoding ATP-binding protein, whose translation MGIRHRHRRFSGNGRQKDERTVSIWMLRLLTQNNWMFKAIFHPEKGYADDDVQEFLGLPEYDSDKKITYKKVRNFMVDKLERLESKKISDKAIDFNINLLAERIELTEVQKSLLTFAVLTDNSSAWSDMFRFVKIENEQEFLNVLSCALDVGLREIKKEVSKKSFLRQSGLISLNKDYYTEAKFDIMSSLEEALLADNTNQEELLAHFLMPTKKSNLTMKDYPHAMDDIQVVSEVLSKAINRKDMGVNILLYGIPGTGKTELVRLLAETLKLSLYEVKTEDDDGGAINASRRLGSYRLSQQLLAEDKNSLLLFDEVEDVFPARAFSFFGMEMKSGENKGWMNKTLEENTTPAIWVCNQVRQIDAAFLRRFDYVMELNTPPKSVRLNIIKSYLSDERVSEAFKNRLADHSQLSPAQVAKLSKVASRLGQSSESIDEVLEKVLENSLKAMSLKPLPKKSKHETKYDLSFINTHADIQSMIKGLGRSKKGNLCFYGAPGTGKTALAGYIAETLEMPLVSKKASDILGMYVGQSEQNIAAMFREATREKAVLVLDEADSLLRDRRSANQSWEVTQVNELLVQMENFEGIFICSTNLMDNLDQASLRRFALKIEFKYLSPEQALRMLEQESLEAVDSDSKRKILAMNNLAPGDFSAVKKRLNILDLDASAKNWVAELKEEVTTKEPHAQKPIGFM comes from the coding sequence ATGGGTATTCGACACAGACACAGAAGATTTTCAGGAAATGGTCGGCAAAAAGATGAAAGAACAGTTTCAATTTGGATGCTTAGGCTTTTAACGCAAAATAATTGGATGTTTAAGGCAATCTTCCATCCAGAGAAAGGGTATGCGGATGATGATGTTCAAGAGTTCTTGGGTCTTCCCGAATATGATTCTGATAAGAAGATAACTTATAAAAAAGTGCGAAATTTCATGGTGGATAAGCTTGAGAGGCTAGAATCCAAGAAAATATCGGATAAGGCTATTGATTTTAATATCAATCTTTTAGCGGAGCGCATTGAGCTTACAGAAGTTCAAAAGTCACTATTAACTTTTGCTGTGCTTACAGATAATAGTAGTGCTTGGTCTGATATGTTTAGATTTGTGAAAATTGAAAATGAGCAAGAGTTTTTAAATGTTTTGTCTTGCGCGCTTGATGTTGGCTTGCGTGAGATAAAAAAAGAAGTATCTAAAAAATCTTTTCTTAGACAGTCGGGTTTAATTTCTCTCAATAAAGATTATTATACTGAAGCAAAGTTTGATATCATGAGCAGCCTAGAAGAAGCGTTGCTTGCCGACAATACGAATCAAGAAGAGTTATTGGCTCATTTTCTTATGCCTACTAAAAAAAGTAACCTCACAATGAAAGATTACCCACATGCTATGGATGATATCCAAGTTGTTTCTGAAGTGTTGAGCAAAGCAATCAATCGTAAAGATATGGGTGTGAATATATTGCTCTATGGAATACCAGGTACGGGTAAAACGGAGCTGGTACGCTTATTGGCTGAAACATTGAAGTTGTCTTTGTATGAGGTGAAAACGGAAGACGATGATGGTGGTGCGATTAATGCTTCGCGACGACTTGGAAGCTATCGCTTAAGCCAGCAGCTTCTTGCTGAAGATAAAAACAGTCTGTTGTTATTTGATGAGGTTGAAGATGTGTTTCCAGCCAGAGCTTTTTCATTTTTTGGGATGGAGATGAAGTCGGGCGAAAATAAAGGATGGATGAACAAAACCCTAGAGGAAAACACAACACCTGCGATTTGGGTGTGTAATCAAGTGAGACAAATTGATGCGGCATTCTTGCGACGGTTTGATTATGTGATGGAGCTAAACACGCCACCGAAGTCTGTTCGCCTAAATATCATCAAATCTTATTTAAGTGATGAGCGCGTCAGCGAAGCGTTTAAAAACCGTTTGGCAGACCATAGTCAGCTTTCACCAGCGCAAGTGGCGAAACTGAGTAAGGTAGCATCCCGACTGGGTCAAAGCTCAGAGTCGATTGATGAAGTGTTAGAAAAAGTACTTGAAAATAGCTTGAAAGCGATGTCGTTAAAACCTTTGCCTAAGAAATCCAAGCATGAAACGAAATATGATTTATCTTTCATCAATACCCATGCCGATATTCAAAGCATGATTAAGGGGCTTGGTCGCAGTAAGAAGGGTAATTTATGCTTTTATGGTGCGCCAGGAACGGGTAAAACTGCTTTAGCAGGGTATATCGCTGAAACATTAGAGATGCCTTTGGTAAGTAAAAAAGCATCGGATATTCTGGGTATGTATGTTGGGCAATCAGAACAAAATATTGCAGCCATGTTTCGCGAAGCCACGCGAGAAAAAGCGGTGTTAGTTCTGGATGAAGCCGATTCATTGTTGCGAGATAGGAGAAGTGCCAACCAGTCATGGGAAGTCACCCAGGTGAACGAACTTCTTGTACAGATGGAAAACTTTGAAGGCATTTTTATTTGCTCAACAAATTTAATGGATAATCTTGATCAGGCGAGTCTTCGCCGTTTTGCACTTAAAATTGAGTTTAAATACTTAAGTCCTGAACAGGCATTGCGAATGCTAGAGCAAGAATCTTTAGAAGCTGTGGATAGCGATTCAAAGCGTAAGATTTTAGCTATGAACAACTTGGCACCAGGAGATTTCTCAGCAGTGAAGAAACGCCTCAATATCTTGGATTTAGATGCATCTGCTAAAAACTGGGTGGCAGAGCTGAAAGAAGAGGTAACTACCAAAGAGCCACATGCTCAGAAACCTATCGGTTTTATGTAG
- a CDS encoding DNA polymerase Y family protein, which yields MNHTRNWYNAIAHIDADCFYASCELTRRPDLKGQPVCILSSQDACVVAKTYDAKAIGIKTGMPVWDAKKLMPHAHFLSADFRYYGLISKKMFSILRRYSPNIEEYSIDEGFVDMNGIRSMWDKSYRGIADDIRRTVYDEVGITVSVGISTTRILSKIASEMNKPNGSTIIPGRRIANFLREVPVGDIPGIGGSRKQLMKKLRIQTAFDFTNTPLERIDMMLGKVGVDLWNELNGNPVFELELEPPMPKSIARTASLGSVTHNKQLISTHITYHTTRVVTELVRKGLTASVISVFLRLKSFESIGQNVRITATNDYSRINHIVKGIFNHIFRDGVKYRACGVVATSLQPDVQQGDLFAAPLQTSKQLALTKVMNDINTRFGNQVLRPANSLKKETPKVKFQYPLLIAK from the coding sequence TTGAACCATACGCGCAATTGGTACAATGCGATTGCCCATATTGATGCAGACTGTTTCTATGCATCATGTGAATTAACCCGACGACCAGACCTAAAAGGTCAGCCTGTATGCATATTGTCTAGCCAAGATGCATGTGTGGTTGCCAAAACCTATGATGCCAAAGCAATCGGTATAAAAACAGGTATGCCTGTGTGGGATGCGAAAAAGCTAATGCCTCACGCCCACTTCTTATCTGCTGATTTCAGGTACTACGGACTAATTTCTAAAAAGATGTTCTCTATCCTGCGTAGGTACAGCCCTAACATTGAAGAGTATTCGATTGATGAAGGCTTTGTAGATATGAATGGTATTCGTTCGATGTGGGATAAGTCTTACCGAGGGATTGCTGATGATATTCGGCGCACTGTTTACGATGAAGTGGGAATTACAGTTTCAGTGGGTATTTCTACTACACGTATTCTTTCTAAAATTGCATCAGAGATGAATAAACCCAATGGTTCAACGATTATACCAGGTAGGCGAATCGCCAATTTCCTGCGTGAAGTACCTGTGGGTGATATTCCAGGTATTGGTGGCAGTCGAAAACAGCTTATGAAAAAGCTCCGCATTCAAACGGCTTTTGATTTTACCAACACACCATTAGAACGCATTGATATGATGTTGGGGAAAGTTGGTGTGGATTTGTGGAATGAACTCAATGGAAACCCTGTGTTTGAGCTGGAGCTGGAGCCACCTATGCCCAAGAGCATTGCGAGAACTGCAAGCTTAGGGTCTGTAACACATAATAAGCAGCTTATTAGCACGCATATCACCTATCACACCACTCGCGTGGTCACTGAGCTTGTACGCAAGGGTTTAACTGCCTCTGTGATTAGTGTATTTCTACGCCTCAAATCGTTTGAATCAATTGGTCAAAATGTGCGAATCACAGCCACCAATGATTACAGCCGAATCAATCATATTGTGAAAGGCATCTTCAACCATATTTTTAGAGATGGTGTTAAATACCGAGCATGTGGTGTGGTTGCCACATCGCTTCAACCCGACGTGCAGCAAGGCGACTTATTCGCCGCCCCACTACAAACCAGCAAACAACTCGCGCTCACTAAAGTGATGAATGACATCAATACAAGATTTGGCAATCAAGTATTACGACCAGCTAACTCACTTAAAAAAGAAACACCTAAAGTGAAGTTCCAATATCCGCTTTTGATTGCTAAATAG
- a CDS encoding LexA family protein, whose product MKKRDDEYLAKLQDYYHAHHIIPSHAKIAELIGMSKRSASKFIERMVFAGYLGKAPDGRAVPENNFFARSIVGVVPAGFASPAEELLGDSISIDEYLVDNPSSTVLVKVDGESMIGAGINSGDLLVVKRNANPPVNSIVVAMIDGEFTVKYLRKGEQGMYLEPANDAFPNIYPETDLEIYGEMTGLIRKVH is encoded by the coding sequence ATGAAAAAACGAGATGATGAATACTTAGCCAAACTTCAAGACTATTATCATGCCCACCACATTATTCCTTCACATGCAAAGATTGCTGAGCTGATTGGTATGTCCAAACGCAGCGCATCCAAATTTATAGAGCGCATGGTGTTTGCAGGTTATTTGGGCAAGGCTCCTGATGGTAGAGCGGTGCCAGAGAATAACTTTTTTGCTCGCTCTATCGTGGGTGTGGTGCCTGCTGGTTTTGCCAGCCCTGCTGAAGAATTATTAGGTGACTCCATTTCCATTGATGAATATTTGGTGGATAATCCTTCTTCAACGGTATTGGTGAAAGTTGATGGTGAGTCCATGATTGGTGCCGGTATCAATAGCGGTGATTTATTGGTGGTGAAACGCAATGCCAACCCTCCTGTTAATAGTATTGTTGTTGCCATGATTGATGGTGAGTTTACTGTGAAATATTTGCGTAAAGGTGAGCAAGGTATGTACCTAGAGCCTGCCAATGATGCATTCCCAAATATTTATCCTGAAACAGACTTAGAAATCTACGGCGAGATGACTGGGCTTATTCGTAAAGTACATTGA
- the rpsO gene encoding 30S ribosomal protein S15 has product MALSTEEKNKVIAEYAIKEGDTGSPEVQVALITARINGLSGHFKDNHKDHHSRRGLLKMVGQRRNLLKYLKGEDFGRYRNLIERLGLRR; this is encoded by the coding sequence ATGGCTTTATCCACAGAAGAAAAAAACAAAGTAATCGCTGAATATGCGATTAAAGAGGGTGATACTGGTTCACCAGAGGTGCAAGTAGCACTTATCACAGCGCGTATCAACGGTCTTTCAGGCCACTTTAAAGACAATCATAAAGATCATCACTCACGTCGTGGCCTTTTGAAAATGGTTGGTCAACGTCGTAACCTTTTGAAGTATCTTAAAGGTGAAGATTTTGGTCGTTATCGTAATCTTATCGAACGTTTAGGTTTGCGTCGTTAA
- the pnp gene encoding polyribonucleotide nucleotidyltransferase encodes MFNVKTSKATVGGKEISFETGRVARQAGGSILAQVGDVVVHVAATAAKTPMQGVDFMPLTVHYQEKTYAAGRFLGGFVKREGRPSEKETLTSRLIDRPIRPLFPKGYFHETQVIATVMSADDATNPDIIAINGVSAALSISDVPFAEPIAASRVGLIDGEFVLNPTYAEMENSELDLIVAGTRDAVLMIESEAKELSEEQMIDAIIFGQEGYAPVIDAIDALVKEAGKEKLVIELAGNDEVQAAVNAAFEADVRAAYGIVDKSERSAKLDAIRLAAQEKFAGSEENPGEFSNNDVTSAVKSLEKSVVRRSIIDGNPRIDGRKTDDVRAIDCQVGVLPGPHGSALFTRGETQALVTITLGTESDMQTTESLEGVAKQRFMLHYNFPPYSVGEARRMGPPGRREIGHGRLARRGVEAVLPTMEEFGYAIRSVCEITESNGSSSMASVCGTSLAMMDAGVPIKGAVAGIAMGLILEKDGYAVLSDILGDEDHLGDMDFKVAGTTQGVTTLQLDIKIGGLTREIMREALAQANGGRMHILSEMAKCMDKPNADVASHAPRMFTMKIKADKIREVIGAGGKVIRGIVEETGAKVDIADDGTITIFAVTGEAGEAAKKMIEDIVAEVEVGATYEGKVVKIMDFGAFVRILGQTDGLVHISQISNDRVEKVSDKLSEGDIVKVKVLEVDRSGKIRLSMKALLED; translated from the coding sequence ATGTTTAATGTAAAAACAAGTAAGGCTACCGTTGGTGGCAAAGAAATCAGCTTTGAAACAGGTCGCGTAGCGCGTCAAGCTGGTGGTTCAATTTTAGCCCAAGTGGGCGACGTGGTGGTTCACGTGGCTGCAACAGCAGCAAAAACACCAATGCAAGGCGTAGATTTCATGCCTTTAACCGTTCATTACCAAGAAAAGACTTATGCAGCAGGTCGTTTCTTAGGTGGGTTTGTAAAACGTGAAGGTCGTCCTTCTGAAAAGGAAACTTTAACTTCACGTTTAATTGATCGTCCAATTCGTCCTTTATTCCCTAAAGGTTATTTCCATGAGACACAAGTGATTGCCACTGTGATGTCTGCTGATGATGCAACCAACCCTGATATTATCGCCATTAACGGCGTGTCTGCTGCATTATCTATTTCTGATGTGCCATTTGCAGAGCCCATTGCGGCATCTCGCGTGGGTTTGATTGATGGTGAGTTTGTATTGAACCCAACATATGCAGAAATGGAAAATTCCGAACTGGATTTGATTGTAGCTGGTACTCGCGATGCGGTATTAATGATTGAATCTGAAGCCAAAGAATTATCTGAAGAGCAGATGATTGATGCAATCATCTTCGGTCAAGAAGGTTATGCACCAGTGATTGATGCAATCGATGCTTTGGTTAAAGAAGCGGGTAAAGAAAAATTAGTGATTGAATTGGCTGGTAATGATGAAGTTCAAGCGGCTGTGAATGCTGCATTTGAAGCGGATGTTCGTGCAGCTTACGGTATTGTTGATAAATCAGAGCGTTCTGCGAAATTGGATGCGATTCGTTTGGCAGCACAAGAAAAATTCGCAGGTAGTGAAGAGAACCCTGGTGAATTTTCAAACAATGATGTGACTTCAGCTGTAAAAAGCTTGGAGAAAAGTGTTGTTCGACGCTCAATCATTGATGGCAACCCACGTATTGATGGTCGTAAAACAGATGATGTTCGTGCAATCGATTGCCAAGTTGGCGTTTTACCTGGTCCGCATGGTTCAGCATTGTTCACCCGTGGTGAAACCCAAGCTTTGGTAACTATCACATTGGGTACTGAGTCTGATATGCAAACCACTGAAAGCCTTGAAGGTGTTGCTAAGCAACGTTTCATGCTGCATTACAACTTCCCACCTTACTCAGTTGGTGAAGCGCGTCGTATGGGCCCTCCAGGTCGTCGCGAAATTGGTCATGGTCGTTTGGCACGTCGTGGTGTTGAAGCTGTGTTGCCAACCATGGAAGAGTTTGGTTATGCGATTCGTTCAGTTTGTGAAATTACTGAATCCAATGGTTCTTCATCTATGGCTTCTGTTTGTGGTACTTCGCTTGCGATGATGGATGCTGGTGTGCCGATTAAAGGTGCTGTGGCTGGTATTGCCATGGGGCTTATCCTTGAGAAAGACGGCTATGCTGTATTGTCTGATATCTTGGGTGATGAAGATCATCTTGGTGATATGGACTTTAAAGTTGCGGGTACAACCCAAGGTGTAACCACATTGCAGTTAGATATTAAAATTGGTGGTTTAACGCGTGAAATCATGCGTGAAGCTTTGGCGCAAGCCAATGGTGGTCGTATGCACATTTTGTCTGAAATGGCGAAATGCATGGATAAACCCAATGCAGACGTTGCTTCTCATGCGCCACGTATGTTCACCATGAAAATCAAAGCGGACAAAATTCGTGAAGTGATTGGTGCTGGCGGTAAAGTGATTCGCGGTATTGTTGAAGAAACAGGTGCTAAAGTTGATATTGCTGATGATGGAACGATTACAATCTTTGCAGTAACTGGCGAAGCTGGTGAAGCTGCGAAGAAAATGATTGAAGACATCGTAGCAGAGGTTGAAGTGGGGGCAACTTACGAAGGAAAAGTGGTGAAAATCATGGATTTCGGCGCATTTGTTCGCATTTTGGGTCAAACTGATGGTTTGGTGCATATTTCGCAAATCTCAAATGATCGTGTTGAGAAAGTTTCAGATAAACTGAGCGAAGGCGATATTGTTAAAGTGAAAGTGTTAGAAGTTGATCGCAGTGGTAAGATTCGTTTGTCGATGAAAGCATTGTTGGAAGACTAA